TGATCACGCTGTTCAGCGGCGGGCTGCTGGTGCAGCACGACGCGTTCGACGCGGGGCGGTTCCTGGAGACGGTGCAGCGGGAGCGGATCACGGTGGCGACGCTGCCGCCGCCGATGCTCTACCAGGTGCTGGACCACCCGGACCTGCCCGGCACGGACACCTCCAGCCTGACCATGCTGTCCTGCGCGGGCAGCGCGGTCGCGCCGTCGCGGCTGGCCGAGGCGATGGACCGGTTCGGGCCGGTGCTGCTGGTCGCGTACGGGATGAGCGAGGCGACGCTGATCGCGGCATACCCGACCGCATCGCACGATCCGGCGCACCCGGAACGGCTGGCCTCGTGCGGGCAGCCGGTCGGCACGTCCCGGGTCGAGATCCGCGACGACGGCGGCAGGCCGGTGCCGCCCGGCGAGGTGGGTGAGGTGTGGGCCTCGGCCCGCCTGATGACCTCCGGGTACTGGGGCCAGCCCGAACTGACCGCGAGCACCCTGGTCGACGGGTGGCTGCGCACGGGCGACCTCGGCTACCTGGACGACGGCGGCTACCTCTACCTGGTGGACCGGGCCAAGGACATGATCGTAACCGGGTTGACCTCGTCGAACGTGTACTCCCGTACGGTCGAGGACGTGCTCGCCGCACATCCGGCGGTGCAGGAGGCCGCCGTGATCGGGGTGCCGGACGAGCGGCTGGGCGAGGCGGTGCACGCCGTGGTGCGGCTGCGCCCCGGCGCGCGGGCCGAAGCCGACGAATTGCGGCAATGGTGCACGGAGCGGCTCAATGACCTGTGGGCGCCGTTATCGGTGGAGTTCGTGTCACGCCTTCCGCTGACCGGGCTCGGCAAGGTCGACAAGAAGGCGCTGCGGGCTGTGCATGCTGCTGGCAGGGGTTCTGCGCGGGGCCGTGGCGCGGTCTGACGCATGTGAGACAAGCTCTTAAAGATCGCTGTATCCCCATGTAAGAATCGCTTGCGCGAAGGGGCATGGCCTTCGCCGTCGTGTCCCATTCAGACGGTCGTCATCCCGGAGGCTCTGCTCCACATGTTCCGCACAATGCTCAAGTCCAAGGTTCACCGTGCCACCGTCACCCAGGCCGAGCTGCACTACGTGGGCTCGCTGACCCTGGACCCCGACCTGATGGACGCCGCCGACCTGCTGCCCGGCGAGCTGATCCACGTCCTCGACGTCACCAACGGCGCGCGCCTGGAGACGTACGTCATCGAGGGCGAGCGCGGCAGCGGCGTGGTGTGCATCAACGGTGCCGCCGCGCATCTGGTCAACCCCGGTGACCTGGTCATCATCGCCGCGTACGCCATCATGTCCGACGACGAGGCCCGCGACTGCAAGCCGAAGGTGGTCTTCGTCGACGAGGCCAACCGCATCGCCGCGGTGCACAGCGATCCCGCCGTCTGAGCCATGACCTCCCCGCACCACGTCGCCGTCGTCGGCAGCGGCAGCCTGGCCGCCTCGATCTGCCGCTCGCTGGCGGTGCTCGCCCCGCCCGGCGCGGCCCCGCTCCGGGTCACCGTGTCGGCCCGCAACGCGCAGGCCGTGGACGCGATCGTCCGC
The Catellatospora sp. IY07-71 DNA segment above includes these coding regions:
- a CDS encoding AMP-binding protein; translation: MAAEDNYVRRGLTLFAGQGEAEAIVHGDRRITYAELSAGVLGVAGALLRHRVRPGAAIAVLAGNRPEAVYVQLALHLLGCRSVWVAPNAPPALCAEYLALAEVDGFVYDPRTHAAPGLALARHLPHLPVWCLGADGDGPDLTAPVGAWPLPETKISAGTEAEPQSLFQTGGTTGRPKLVHHRHDFFRNVLEAAGRQRDSGGPRLRQLAVAGFWHSSQQASGLITLFSGGLLVQHDAFDAGRFLETVQRERITVATLPPPMLYQVLDHPDLPGTDTSSLTMLSCAGSAVAPSRLAEAMDRFGPVLLVAYGMSEATLIAAYPTASHDPAHPERLASCGQPVGTSRVEIRDDGGRPVPPGEVGEVWASARLMTSGYWGQPELTASTLVDGWLRTGDLGYLDDGGYLYLVDRAKDMIVTGLTSSNVYSRTVEDVLAAHPAVQEAAVIGVPDERLGEAVHAVVRLRPGARAEADELRQWCTERLNDLWAPLSVEFVSRLPLTGLGKVDKKALRAVHAAGRGSARGRGAV
- the panD gene encoding aspartate 1-decarboxylase — translated: MFRTMLKSKVHRATVTQAELHYVGSLTLDPDLMDAADLLPGELIHVLDVTNGARLETYVIEGERGSGVVCINGAAAHLVNPGDLVIIAAYAIMSDDEARDCKPKVVFVDEANRIAAVHSDPAV